The following is a genomic window from Myxococcales bacterium.
TTTCATAATATTCTTTTTGATAGCGAGCCTTTTCAAGCAAATTTGCCGCTAAAGACTTTCCTTTATGGAATTTTAGTGCCTGATAGCTGTAGCCAGAAAGATGAGTAAATTGAGAAATGTCATAACTGCTATTTAAATTGTTATTTTGAATTTCATCTCGACAGCCATGGCAATAGACAGAAATAGACTGAGCAAAATTATCGTTCATTTCTGAAGCATTGGTTATAAAATTAACAGCATTATTCAAAGCAAACGAAGCAATAGATTTATCCATTGATGGAATCAAGGTTATGACATTGCCGTAATCAGTTAATTTTAAATTTTCTTCATCTACTAAATTTCTGACAATGATTTTATTATCGCCATCTAAAATAAAAGCTATATCATTTAAACTATTATTTATGATTGCATTATAAATAGTGCTAACAGCCTGCGGAAATAATTGGTACCAACTAAGCATCGCTAAATCTTTATTTTCAAGATTAGTAGCCACAATTCCTTGTCCCAGCGGTTCAACAAGTTTGTAGAGAGCATATTTTTTTATTAACGAAGAACCAGCAAAAACAATATATTTATCATCGATATTTTTGATTGATTGTGATTTAAATGGCCGTCCTACTCCTAATGGAACCTCAACAAAATGATAATCATTGCGCCCTTCGATATTACCGAAGCGATTGAACATACTGATAGATTTTGCATCGCAATAATCAAGCTGGTTGAAAGGAATTAAAATATTTGATGCTGCCAATCTATTGCCTGCATGTGTTGAAATATGATCCGATTCAAGAAAATATTGAGGAGCAGAAATGTGGCCACCAGGTTCAGGCAAAGCAATAATGTGAGATAGATGGTTTATTCCAATAACTAAAGCAGAAAGATAATCCCTCTCTAAGAAACTTCCCCTAAATTTTGAATCATGATTGGCATAATAGTGAAACCATCTAAGCATATGGGAAAAGCGATCGATTGTATCTAAATCTTTTTGTAATGATTCAACGGCTAAAGCTTGCCCTTCAAAAGATTCATCTTTAGCTAAATAATTAAAAATAAAATTAGTCCAAAAGCTCTCTTTAAGCGATTGAGCAGCTGTTTTCATATCTGGACCCACATCAAAAGAAAGGCATTTTGGATCTGTTATTGCACTTGATTCGTCGCAGAAAGCATAGGGCACAGCGTGGGAGGGAAATTCATCTTTCGCAAGCAAATTATTCCAATCAAATTTTACATAAGATCTTTCATGAAGTTTATTTTGATCTTTAAAAAGCTTCTTTGGAATTTCACGATAGTCATCATATTTTAGATAATCTTTAATGTTTATAAATTCTGGATCGACACTAAAATTTTCCTTAGGAAATACCTCTACCTGCTGAGTGTAAGCCCACATAATTGCAGCATTGTCATAATGCCCAAGTCCATAAGCGGCACCCAATGGCGATGCATGATAATCCATGACGCTTGAGTACATACTTTCTCTTTGCCCTAAGCATTCTTGAGTTGTAATTTCTAAAATATTTTTTGCCGATGAGCTTAGTCCTTCTAAGTTGCTGAGACATTTTCTTAGTTGTTTTTTTATAGAATCATCATCACTTATAGCGAGAGCTTCTTTGATTTTCTTTGGTAAATACTCGATATTCCAAAAATGCTTTGAATAATTGAGCGCATCTGATGATGCTGCCATATTGTGTTTGAGTCCGAGATTATGACCAATCTCATGCATCAATACCGATGAAAAAATCTGTTCGCGAATATAATTAAATTGTTTCTCTTCTGATAAATCATCACTGTTTAGAGTAAGTCTCATGGCCAATGGAGCAATAAAGCCCACGGGATCCATCAACATCGTATTTTTATTTTGTGTCTTGCTCGATAAGCCATTAAATTCACCGTCGAAATTTCTATTGTAGCTTGACTGAAATAAATTTAATTCATCGCCATTCAATTCTAAATAATGAGCTAATCTGTCACCATTAAACCCACTCAATACGGATGAAAAATTATTATTTTTAAACAAACTGATACGTTTATTTAATTCATTAATTGCACTGATTGATGGCTGCGCATCTTTTGCGTCAAATTTATTTTTAACAAGACTATTTAATATTTTAGTTCCATTCTTTGTCGACTTTAAAAGTGAAATTTTTTTAACTAATTTTTGTGTGCTTTTATCAATGTATTTCAAATTAATATGAGCAGTTGCTGAAATTATTTCTCCACTATCAGGATCAGAAAACATAGGTCCATAGCCACTCCATTGGGTAATATTTCCGTCGACAACAATATTAATGAGATTAAATCTAAGATCGCCAAGGCGTTGATAGACAAACGGATTTTTAGTTTTGCGTGTATGAAATTCCAATGACGTACATAGTCGTTCGAGTAAGCTTTTTGCATTTATTTCGTGAAAATATCTTTGATCAAAATCGCTGATGGTTTTTATTTGCTCAAATGAGTCTTTTAATTGACCAAGAGTTATTTTTGCACTTTTCTCGATTTCATTTATTTCATCATGTGAAAATATTGATAACAATTCTCGAATACTCTTATAATTGCATGAGTTTTCTTTGAGTATCATAACCGAGGGAACTTCAGTTATTGAACGATATTTATTTTTTTGCGCATGAAATATAGCTTTTCTAAATGCTTCATTCCACTCACCTATGGCTCGATTACTTGCAGGCAATAATTCTTCAGGATGCAAAACGTTGGTGTAGTAGATTATCGGTTGAATCTCTCTATCTTTCATTGCGATAGTTTTGTTATCGCTCCCCAAACTTCTCTTCCATATATTGAACAAAATAGCATTATTGATGGCCTTCTCATTCAAGATTCCCGTCGTACGATCGTAAAGACCTCGCCCG
Proteins encoded in this region:
- a CDS encoding zinc-dependent metalloprotease; this encodes MPKIIFLSVLLLFNFACSKADDYYENNLFDKEIFNSQWKKQGVSTEPWYYRMTVIDAPINTQALGIAEGHVFHPDVIKWEITKNLLIAWRSSSKVQGLDLEDQPGVKDNYRGAPLLAFFISAHFDYDGDLVDQSHPWHQRRYMQVDWSKNIVNQLKRKDRDEGITSLKIESSLSYVVDQSQVAHPNKIRIDRNYIDITTRHPIEVSKKSALGIFGSAFKKDTAAPVIDIRHSFLKKSDSDFIPLPLPKSVIYAKGSELQRIAIDDRIGLFKTGINGRGLYDRTTGILNEKAINNAILFNIWKRSLGSDNKTIAMKDREIQPIIYYTNVLHPEELLPASNRAIGEWNEAFRKAIFHAQKNKYRSITEVPSVMILKENSCNYKSIRELLSIFSHDEINEIEKSAKITLGQLKDSFEQIKTISDFDQRYFHEINAKSLLERLCTSLEFHTRKTKNPFVYQRLGDLRFNLINIVVDGNITQWSGYGPMFSDPDSGEIISATAHINLKYIDKSTQKLVKKISLLKSTKNGTKILNSLVKNKFDAKDAQPSISAINELNKRISLFKNNNFSSVLSGFNGDRLAHYLELNGDELNLFQSSYNRNFDGEFNGLSSKTQNKNTMLMDPVGFIAPLAMRLTLNSDDLSEEKQFNYIREQIFSSVLMHEIGHNLGLKHNMAASSDALNYSKHFWNIEYLPKKIKEALAISDDDSIKKQLRKCLSNLEGLSSSAKNILEITTQECLGQRESMYSSVMDYHASPLGAAYGLGHYDNAAIMWAYTQQVEVFPKENFSVDPEFINIKDYLKYDDYREIPKKLFKDQNKLHERSYVKFDWNNLLAKDEFPSHAVPYAFCDESSAITDPKCLSFDVGPDMKTAAQSLKESFWTNFIFNYLAKDESFEGQALAVESLQKDLDTIDRFSHMLRWFHYYANHDSKFRGSFLERDYLSALVIGINHLSHIIALPEPGGHISAPQYFLESDHISTHAGNRLAASNILIPFNQLDYCDAKSISMFNRFGNIEGRNDYHFVEVPLGVGRPFKSQSIKNIDDKYIVFAGSSLIKKYALYKLVEPLGQGIVATNLENKDLAMLSWYQLFPQAVSTIYNAIINNSLNDIAFILDGDNKIIVRNLVDEENLKLTDYGNVITLIPSMDKSIASFALNNAVNFITNASEMNDNFAQSISVYCHGCRDEIQNNNLNSSYDISQFTHLSGYSYQALKFHKGKSLAANLLEKARYQKEYYEKISRCLVDENFRNKEELCKCVKTRQRMADNEWLCCDEDNPDCPSPILENIGEESCSIAKLELRQKQIKNQLQETVSLIQRLRQLNKKAN